The Candidatus Dadabacteria bacterium genome includes the window CTGACAATGGAGCAGGTGCTTGCCGTGCCGACCGAAAGGTGCTTTAAGCGGACATAGCCCCCGGCGGACTGACCAATGGCAAAAGCGACAAAAACCCCGCGCAACCTCAACCACACAGTTACCTTTCGCAGAAAGCGCAAGTTTGACAAAGACTGGTATCTGAAAGAGGACAGAAGCGGGTGGACTCTCCCGCGTGTGCTCAAACAGCAGGCGCAAAAACTCGGCGACAAACCGTTTTTGCGTTTCGGCGGCGGCCCCGCCGTAAGTTTCCGGCGGATGAACGCGCTGGCCAACAGGGTGGCAAACGCCCTTATGAAGCGCGGCATCGCAAAGGGCGACAGGGTCGCCGTGCTTATGCCGAACTCGGACGACTATGTGGCGGTGTGGTTCGGCATTCTGAAGGCGGGCGCGGTTATGGTTCCGGTCAACACGGCCTACAAGGCGGCGTTTCTGCAATACATACTGGACTCCTCCGACTCAAAAATCCTTTTCATAGCGGAGGAGTATCTTGACCGCATGCCGCCGGTCTCAAAACAAATCCCGACCGTTGAGCGCCTCGTTGTGTGGATGAGAGAAGGCCGCAGCGGGCGCATCACTCCCGCAAAGGCGGGGGTAGGGCGGGGCAAAACCGTTGAGACCTACCCGGACTTTATGAAGGGGGCGCGTTCCGCCGAGCCGAATGTTGAGGTTGTTTTCACAGACCCCGCGCGGCTTATGTATACCTCCGGCACAACCGGCAGGTCAAAGGGCGTTGTCCGCCCGTGCGCGGCGGACTACAGCAGCGCGAGAAACTGCGCCGAAATAATGGACGTGGGCCCCGAAGACGTGTATTTCACCTGCCTGCCGCTTTTCCATTCAAACGCGATGGTGATGTCGGTTTATCCCGCGCTTATCAAAGGCGCTCAGGCGGTTGTTGAGGAAAAATACAGCGCGAGCAATTTCTGGAAATGGATAAACGACTACGGCGTTACGCGCTTC containing:
- a CDS encoding AMP-binding protein; protein product: MAKATKTPRNLNHTVTFRRKRKFDKDWYLKEDRSGWTLPRVLKQQAQKLGDKPFLRFGGGPAVSFRRMNALANRVANALMKRGIAKGDRVAVLMPNSDDYVAVWFGILKAGAVMVPVNTAYKAAFLQYILDSSDSKILFIAEEYLDRMPPVSKQIPTVERLVVWMREGRSGRITPAKAGVGRGKTVETYPDFMKGARSAEPNVEVVFTDPARLMYTSGTTGRSKGVVRPCAADYSSARNCAEIMDVGPEDVYFTCLPLFHSNAMVMSVYPALIKGAQAVVEEKYSASNFWKWINDYGVTRFNTVGTVSYFMWNTPPVPEEKTHKARLVLGSPAPHDIIEPFMKRFNIKFMEGYGLTETGQCTWMRPGEPFRVGSCGKEAPGYEIKIADPQSDEEVPRGEVGEIVVRPRIPNIMLHYYNKMPEKTVEDFRNFWFHTGDAGRMDKDGYIYFVDRVKDYIRRRGENISSFEVEKTVSSHPQVEECAAVGVKAGAGKHAEDEVMIVVVPKKGTNPKPEQIIKFLGPLMPAFMIPRFIRFVKSLPKTGTQRVQKNKLREKGITKDTWRAS